A genomic region of Dethiosulfovibrio faecalis contains the following coding sequences:
- a CDS encoding dihydrolipoamide acetyltransferase family protein — protein MSRLSTTLTMPKLGLTMTEGTVSKWMKKEGDPVKSGEVLYVVSTDKITYEVQAERDGVLLKVYVDEDGSVPVGADVAVIGDEGEFVSDAAPASNEPIASKTETETAAAVPSKIAKPLAKGKVRATPKARKTAKEKGIDLSTVVGTGPDGRIKNKDVLEAVKKGPKVSPVAARMAADMGVDLATINADGRIMKADVMAATGAVVRQEAADSVVPMSTMRKIIAQRMLESTLTVPTVTYDMEIDCSAMMELRGKVKAAAAESGAKVSYNDIIMMACARVLQEQPMCNCSTDMENMTYIMHSSVNIGLAVAVDGGLLVPNVKDVQDKGLLDIAKGTDDLVARARDNRLMPADMEGGTFTVTNLGMFGVDSFTPIVNPPESCILAVNSMKEKPVVVDGKIEVRTMTTLCLTADHRSVDGADAAKFLARLKELLESPWLLLL, from the coding sequence GTGTCTCGTTTGTCGACCACTCTTACGATGCCGAAACTCGGCCTTACCATGACCGAGGGAACCGTATCCAAATGGATGAAGAAAGAGGGCGATCCCGTAAAGTCAGGGGAAGTCCTGTACGTAGTTTCCACCGATAAGATAACCTACGAGGTCCAGGCCGAAAGGGACGGAGTTTTGCTAAAGGTCTACGTGGACGAAGACGGCTCCGTACCGGTAGGAGCGGATGTAGCCGTGATAGGAGACGAGGGCGAGTTCGTATCCGACGCAGCCCCCGCCTCGAACGAACCGATAGCCTCGAAAACCGAGACGGAGACGGCAGCTGCCGTGCCGTCGAAGATCGCAAAGCCACTGGCGAAGGGGAAGGTAAGGGCGACCCCGAAAGCCAGAAAGACCGCAAAGGAAAAGGGAATAGACCTTTCCACGGTGGTCGGAACCGGCCCGGACGGAAGGATAAAGAACAAAGACGTATTGGAAGCCGTCAAGAAAGGCCCCAAGGTCTCGCCTGTGGCTGCCAGGATGGCCGCCGACATGGGAGTCGATCTCGCCACGATAAACGCCGATGGCCGGATAATGAAGGCCGACGTGATGGCCGCCACAGGAGCGGTCGTTCGCCAGGAGGCTGCGGATTCGGTCGTTCCCATGTCCACCATGAGAAAGATCATAGCCCAGAGGATGCTGGAGAGCACCCTTACGGTACCCACCGTCACCTACGACATGGAGATAGACTGCTCCGCCATGATGGAGCTGAGAGGCAAGGTAAAGGCAGCGGCTGCCGAATCGGGGGCAAAGGTGTCCTATAACGACATCATCATGATGGCCTGCGCCAGGGTCCTTCAGGAACAGCCCATGTGCAACTGCTCCACCGACATGGAGAACATGACCTACATAATGCACTCGTCGGTCAACATCGGCCTGGCGGTGGCGGTAGATGGAGGACTTCTCGTACCCAACGTCAAGGACGTCCAGGACAAGGGGCTTCTGGATATAGCCAAGGGCACCGACGACCTGGTGGCGAGGGCCAGAGACAACAGGCTCATGCCTGCGGATATGGAGGGTGGAACCTTCACCGTTACCAACCTGGGGATGTTCGGTGTGGACAGCTTCACCCCCATCGTCAACCCGCCCGAGTCCTGCATATTGGCGGTCAACTCCATGAAGGAGAAGCCCGTCGTGGTGGACGGAAAGATAGAGGTTCGGACGATGACAACCCTCTGCCTGACCGCCGATCACCGCTCGGTGGACGGTGCCGACGCGGCCAAATTCCTGGCCCGGCTGAAGGAACTTCTGGAGTCTCCGTGGCTCCTGTTGCTCTAA
- the lpdA gene encoding dihydrolipoyl dehydrogenase produces MAVTITMPKLGLTMTEGTVSSWSKKAGDPVSEGDVLFVVSTDKLTYEVKAECDGILASVLVAEGDDAPVAAPVAVIAEPGEDPASLAESAPAPAPSKTADKDKPIETTSPAASSIQESDRGGKKVVVIGGGPGGYVCAIKLAQLGASVTVVEKERMGGTCLNWGCIPTKVLVHTAELYHETINGSDLGLIVKDASVDWAALMTRKTGVVDQLVGGVEGLMVANGIDVVYGEASFVSAGSLKIGNDTLEFDAAVVATGSETVTPPIPGVDLPGIVTSKEALSFDSVPKSMTVVGGGVIGMEFACVYATLGTKVTVVEMLDTVLPPIDREISAIARASMEALGVKFHTSSKVTGFTDKGGKIATSVETPDGPISVESEKVLMSVGRKASTASLNLENAGIRHDRGKITVDRFMATSVPGIYAIGDCCSPIQLAHVASAEGEIAAENVMGESKAMDYKTVPSCVYTMPELASVGLTEEEAVKRAHSIKIGRFPLSANGKSLIMKGYDGLIKFVVDDRYDEILGVHIIGPRATDLIVEGALALRLEATVDEVVTTIHAHPTVGEALAEAALAVNGKAIHMPPS; encoded by the coding sequence ATGGCAGTTACCATAACCATGCCCAAATTGGGGCTGACCATGACGGAGGGAACCGTCTCAAGCTGGTCTAAAAAGGCCGGTGATCCGGTATCAGAGGGGGACGTGCTCTTCGTGGTCTCCACCGACAAGCTCACCTACGAGGTAAAGGCCGAATGCGACGGAATCCTGGCCTCGGTGCTCGTAGCCGAGGGAGACGACGCTCCAGTGGCAGCTCCTGTGGCGGTAATAGCCGAGCCCGGAGAGGACCCCGCGTCCTTGGCCGAGAGCGCGCCCGCCCCTGCCCCATCGAAAACGGCCGATAAGGATAAACCTATCGAGACGACCTCTCCTGCTGCATCCTCAATCCAAGAGAGCGATAGAGGCGGCAAAAAGGTCGTGGTGATAGGAGGAGGCCCGGGAGGCTACGTCTGCGCGATAAAGCTGGCTCAGCTGGGCGCTTCCGTAACGGTGGTGGAGAAAGAACGGATGGGAGGAACCTGTCTCAACTGGGGCTGTATCCCCACCAAGGTCCTGGTCCACACGGCCGAACTGTATCACGAGACGATAAACGGCTCCGACCTCGGTCTGATCGTAAAGGACGCTTCCGTGGACTGGGCGGCCCTCATGACCAGAAAGACCGGCGTGGTGGACCAGCTGGTCGGCGGAGTGGAAGGTCTGATGGTCGCCAACGGAATAGACGTGGTCTACGGCGAGGCGTCCTTCGTCTCCGCCGGATCCCTCAAGATAGGAAACGACACTCTGGAGTTCGACGCCGCGGTTGTCGCCACCGGATCGGAAACGGTTACACCTCCCATTCCGGGGGTTGACCTGCCGGGCATAGTCACCAGCAAGGAGGCCCTCTCCTTCGATTCCGTGCCGAAGTCAATGACGGTGGTCGGAGGAGGAGTCATAGGGATGGAGTTCGCCTGCGTCTACGCCACGCTGGGGACGAAGGTGACGGTGGTCGAGATGCTCGACACTGTCCTTCCCCCTATAGACAGGGAGATCTCCGCCATAGCCAGAGCCAGCATGGAGGCCCTCGGGGTGAAGTTTCACACGTCCTCGAAGGTAACGGGATTCACCGACAAGGGCGGCAAGATCGCCACCTCGGTTGAGACGCCGGATGGCCCCATCTCCGTGGAGTCGGAGAAGGTACTGATGTCGGTGGGCAGAAAGGCAAGCACCGCATCTCTCAATCTCGAAAACGCAGGGATCCGCCACGACAGGGGCAAAATAACGGTGGACCGCTTCATGGCGACCTCCGTTCCGGGAATCTACGCCATAGGGGACTGCTGCAGCCCCATACAGCTGGCCCACGTGGCCTCCGCCGAGGGAGAAATCGCGGCGGAGAACGTCATGGGAGAAAGCAAGGCCATGGACTACAAAACCGTTCCCAGCTGCGTCTACACCATGCCGGAACTGGCCTCGGTCGGACTAACCGAGGAGGAAGCGGTAAAGAGAGCCCATTCGATAAAAATCGGCCGATTCCCCCTGTCCGCCAACGGAAAGAGCCTGATAATGAAGGGCTACGACGGACTGATAAAGTTCGTCGTGGACGACAGATACGACGAGATCCTGGGGGTACACATCATAGGTCCCAGGGCGACGGACCTCATCGTCGAAGGAGCCTTGGCACTTCGACTGGAGGCGACGGTGGACGAAGTGGTGACCACAATCCATGCTCACCCGACCGTTGGAGAGGCTTTGGCCGAGGCGGCTCTGGCCGTGAACGGCAAAGCCATCCATATGCCGCCGAGCTAA
- a CDS encoding BACON domain-containing protein, which translates to MRGSARAFGLWLLLSVSALFLGGCGSGGGSGGVSGGVYVIGQLHGDMAEELASVCETIPYVGGPVNGAIIVSDPEGLHSWYDEGSISAMREALSNGWPVAIEHGTQDEVDFFIDRLLSPEDGEDARFELGYEMPVGMTYVEFYGLKMLSDDVFAYVVLNDDEMAPTVSNDLSAEFMVSSGDSYLFMSQDVTLNDGDRSFSVVRGDVNFSVRFDFDEKAYYLVSVDGLPEVSEDELVLPALMGTEFSFAGTTEETEREMELAAAERVRDWIEGSSEQAREAEMSRNELQSSLDRSGSGTDLTKVSQVYSVQNDLTTWGFSYRIIHDIYACHSYNAADGEDSDWFFIKQSAKLNPSKEYHNESGKGNDFSSCYFYVTKYGFTNWPVKENGSEDVRPVVEGKSSPESTVGSKTVESSVSRSFSGNVGFDGAGPSGSIGFGVSYSSSESFSISECQIKNDSEAVEAKQRTSWTYTFSRPTSKAASFSIWDFPDLNDAPLSSRSNFQPVNQWIWKIPKEARDEVKGFKCRFEWQSGSSSGAAYAWGIRIYDVSHYDHLGGSPEITVTFPSYPPLIAANDVKLGREAQFTPVDMGSCRDWGAYSDSGWCRLNMVSGTKDDVKDLIVTVEENDTGSDRTATVYLFTKDGKGYDSFRVFQSHVTKAI; encoded by the coding sequence ATGAGAGGATCGGCGAGGGCTTTCGGGTTGTGGCTCCTGTTGTCGGTATCGGCTCTTTTTCTGGGCGGGTGCGGTTCCGGAGGAGGCTCCGGAGGCGTCTCAGGCGGGGTATACGTCATAGGTCAGCTTCACGGCGACATGGCGGAGGAGCTCGCCTCGGTCTGCGAGACGATTCCCTATGTCGGAGGCCCGGTGAACGGAGCCATAATAGTCTCCGATCCCGAGGGGCTCCACTCCTGGTACGACGAGGGTAGCATCTCCGCCATGAGGGAGGCCCTCTCTAACGGGTGGCCCGTAGCCATAGAACACGGGACCCAGGACGAGGTGGACTTCTTCATAGACAGGCTTCTCTCCCCGGAGGACGGAGAGGACGCCAGATTCGAGCTGGGTTACGAGATGCCGGTCGGCATGACCTACGTGGAGTTCTACGGGCTGAAGATGCTGAGCGACGACGTCTTCGCCTACGTCGTCCTTAACGACGACGAGATGGCCCCGACGGTGTCGAACGATCTCTCGGCCGAGTTCATGGTCTCCAGCGGAGACTCCTATCTCTTCATGAGCCAGGACGTTACCCTTAACGACGGGGACAGGTCCTTCTCCGTGGTCAGAGGCGACGTGAACTTCTCCGTCCGTTTCGATTTCGACGAAAAGGCCTATTATCTCGTCTCGGTCGACGGGCTACCCGAGGTCTCGGAGGACGAGCTCGTTCTTCCTGCCCTTATGGGAACCGAGTTCTCCTTTGCCGGCACGACGGAGGAGACGGAGCGGGAGATGGAGCTCGCTGCCGCCGAAAGGGTTCGGGATTGGATTGAGGGCTCGTCGGAACAGGCACGGGAAGCCGAGATGTCTCGGAACGAGTTGCAGTCATCGCTCGATCGATCCGGTTCCGGCACGGATCTGACGAAGGTCTCCCAGGTCTATTCGGTCCAGAACGACCTCACCACGTGGGGATTTTCCTACAGGATAATCCATGACATCTACGCCTGCCACAGCTACAACGCCGCGGACGGAGAGGACTCGGACTGGTTCTTCATAAAGCAGAGCGCCAAGCTCAATCCGTCGAAGGAATATCACAACGAGTCGGGAAAGGGGAACGACTTCTCCAGCTGCTATTTCTACGTCACGAAGTACGGCTTCACCAACTGGCCTGTTAAGGAGAACGGCTCCGAGGACGTTCGTCCCGTGGTGGAGGGCAAGAGCTCTCCGGAGAGCACCGTAGGCTCCAAGACGGTGGAGAGCAGTGTCTCCAGGAGCTTCAGCGGCAACGTCGGTTTCGATGGAGCCGGTCCTTCCGGAAGCATCGGTTTCGGGGTAAGCTATTCCTCCTCGGAGAGTTTCTCCATCTCCGAGTGCCAGATAAAGAACGACTCCGAGGCGGTGGAGGCCAAGCAGAGGACCTCCTGGACCTACACCTTCTCCAGACCGACCTCGAAGGCTGCCTCGTTCTCCATATGGGATTTTCCCGATCTGAACGACGCGCCTCTTTCTTCCAGGAGCAACTTTCAGCCGGTCAATCAATGGATATGGAAGATCCCCAAAGAGGCCAGGGACGAGGTCAAGGGTTTCAAGTGCCGTTTCGAATGGCAGTCGGGATCCAGCTCCGGAGCGGCTTACGCCTGGGGTATAAGGATATACGACGTGAGCCATTACGACCATCTCGGCGGGTCTCCTGAGATAACCGTGACCTTTCCCAGCTATCCGCCCCTGATAGCCGCCAACGACGTGAAGCTGGGCAGGGAGGCCCAGTTCACCCCGGTGGATATGGGGTCCTGCCGGGACTGGGGTGCCTACAGCGACAGCGGCTGGTGCAGGCTGAACATGGTCTCCGGAACCAAGGACGATGTTAAGGACCTAATCGTGACGGTGGAGGAGAACGATACCGGTTCGGACAGGACCGCCACGGTCTACCTTTTCACCAAGGACGGCAAGGGGTACGATTCCTTCAGGGTCTTCCAGTCCCATGTCACCAAGGCGATATGA
- a CDS encoding MliC family protein produces the protein MNVKNLGFILTVLWALIVLGAASFAEEQGLSVTGGDPVIYSCDNGDRLVARYYSLSDDSLHFVKVLFPDGKEYTLPQVMSASGARYTDDFELSWWIKGDEAYVEKRDDQGEWRSLYGDCRVGD, from the coding sequence ATGAACGTTAAAAATTTGGGTTTTATTCTCACGGTGCTTTGGGCCCTGATTGTCCTTGGGGCGGCGTCCTTCGCTGAGGAGCAGGGCCTTTCTGTGACGGGAGGGGATCCGGTTATCTACTCCTGCGACAACGGGGATCGTCTGGTTGCTCGCTACTATTCCCTGTCCGACGATAGCCTCCACTTCGTCAAGGTACTCTTTCCCGACGGCAAGGAATACACGCTGCCTCAGGTCATGTCCGCTTCGGGAGCTCGGTACACCGACGACTTCGAGCTCAGCTGGTGGATAAAGGGAGACGAGGCCTACGTGGAGAAGCGCGACGACCAGGGAGAGTGGAGGTCTCTCTACGGCGACTGTCGGGTCGGAGATTGA
- a CDS encoding GNAT family N-acetyltransferase, which yields MYFKKMIGEMCYLSPVDPDDAPVFTRWINDYDVTRYLTEAPSCYPLQAEREALDKLSREHNYCIVDLETDALLGICGFMNLNHLNQTAEVGIFIGDKDYWGKGYGGEALSLLVRYGFDVLNLHNVMLQVVAYNDRAIRCYERIGFSTFGVRREAVLREGKRHDKVYMEITRSDFEPN from the coding sequence TTGTATTTCAAGAAGATGATTGGGGAGATGTGCTACCTTTCGCCGGTGGACCCGGACGACGCTCCGGTGTTCACCCGATGGATCAACGACTACGACGTCACCAGATATCTGACCGAGGCGCCGTCGTGCTACCCCCTTCAGGCCGAGAGGGAGGCCTTGGATAAGCTCTCTCGGGAGCATAACTACTGTATCGTCGATCTGGAGACAGACGCCCTTCTGGGAATCTGCGGCTTCATGAACCTGAACCATCTGAACCAGACAGCCGAGGTCGGCATATTCATAGGCGACAAAGACTACTGGGGCAAGGGATACGGAGGGGAGGCCCTCTCTCTGCTTGTGAGATACGGCTTCGACGTCCTGAACCTTCACAACGTGATGCTCCAGGTGGTGGCCTACAACGACAGGGCCATCAGGTGCTACGAGAGGATCGGTTTCAGTACCTTCGGCGTCAGAAGGGAAGCGGTCCTCCGGGAAGGCAAGAGACACGATAAGGTCTACATGGAGATCACCAGGTCGGATTTTGAACCTAACTAG
- a CDS encoding CatB-related O-acetyltransferase: MKGPDPDKVHPRKRYSQLVFLKNVVKSPNIIVGDYTYYDDIRGDRPLEFEKNVIHSVQEKLIIGKFCSIGAEAVFVMSGGNHPIDNVSTYPFGLMGSGWEPAPFEPVLRGDIVVGNDVWIGFRATILGGVTIGDGAVIGAGAVVTKDVPPYTVVGGNPASEIKKRFDDSTVQMLLKLKWWDWPPEKITRNVKVLASPSVEALKRCR; encoded by the coding sequence ATGAAGGGACCCGATCCCGATAAAGTCCACCCCAGAAAGAGGTATTCCCAGTTGGTGTTCCTCAAAAACGTGGTCAAAAGCCCCAACATAATAGTGGGAGACTACACCTACTACGACGACATCCGAGGGGACAGGCCGCTGGAGTTCGAGAAAAACGTAATCCACTCGGTCCAGGAAAAGCTGATCATCGGCAAATTCTGCTCCATCGGGGCCGAGGCGGTGTTCGTCATGAGCGGTGGAAACCATCCCATAGACAACGTAAGCACCTACCCCTTCGGCCTCATGGGCAGCGGCTGGGAGCCAGCCCCTTTCGAGCCGGTCCTCAGAGGCGACATCGTCGTGGGCAACGACGTGTGGATAGGTTTCAGGGCCACGATACTGGGCGGCGTAACCATAGGAGACGGAGCGGTTATAGGTGCCGGGGCGGTGGTCACAAAAGACGTTCCCCCTTATACGGTGGTAGGTGGAAACCCTGCGTCGGAGATAAAAAAGCGTTTCGACGACTCGACCGTGCAGATGCTGCTGAAGCTGAAGTGGTGGGACTGGCCTCCGGAGAAGATCACCAGGAACGTCAAGGTCCTGGCGTCTCCGTCTGTGGAGGCTCTGAAGCGATGTCGTTAA